One window from the genome of Echinicola vietnamensis DSM 17526 encodes:
- a CDS encoding Gfo/Idh/MocA family protein: protein MTNHRKLRMGMIGGGPGAFIGAVHRIAANIDGQIALVAGAFSSRPEKSAQAGKDLFLDPKRVYQSYDEMFEKEKQLPEGERIDFVSIVTPNHAHFDPTIKALQNGFHVVLDKPMTLTLDEAKQLDKVIQETGMLFCLTHTYTGYPMVKEAKQLIANGTLGKIRKVYVEYPQGWLWKDFSDEGNKQAAWRTDPKKSGVAGCMGDIGTHAMNLAEYVSGLKLDKLCADLNTVVPGRTLDDDGIVLLKFDNGASGVLMASQVATGAENNLKIRVYGDKAGLEWQQEDANSLIVRHPEQPDQIYRAGANVPYLSSYALANTRTPAGHPEGYLEAFANHYHNFARTLLAKLNNQTPEKEWLDFPGTEDGVRGMAFIEQVVKSGQSEQKWTKFEI from the coding sequence CTCCGAATGGGCATGATCGGTGGCGGACCGGGCGCTTTTATCGGAGCCGTTCACCGGATTGCTGCCAATATTGACGGGCAGATCGCCTTGGTAGCGGGTGCATTCAGCAGCCGACCAGAAAAATCAGCACAAGCGGGGAAAGATCTCTTTCTGGATCCCAAACGGGTATACCAGTCCTATGACGAGATGTTCGAAAAAGAAAAACAACTCCCGGAAGGAGAGCGCATCGACTTTGTGAGCATTGTCACGCCAAACCATGCCCACTTCGATCCGACCATCAAGGCCCTGCAAAATGGCTTTCACGTGGTTTTGGACAAACCCATGACCCTCACCCTGGACGAAGCCAAGCAGCTGGACAAAGTCATTCAGGAAACCGGCATGCTTTTTTGTCTTACCCATACCTACACGGGCTATCCAATGGTAAAAGAAGCCAAACAGCTTATTGCCAATGGCACATTGGGCAAAATCAGGAAAGTGTACGTCGAATACCCTCAAGGCTGGCTTTGGAAAGATTTTTCTGATGAAGGGAACAAACAAGCGGCCTGGCGGACAGACCCTAAAAAAAGTGGAGTAGCCGGCTGTATGGGAGACATTGGCACCCATGCGATGAACTTGGCCGAGTACGTCAGTGGATTGAAACTGGACAAACTGTGCGCCGACCTGAACACCGTCGTGCCGGGACGGACCTTGGATGACGATGGCATCGTTTTATTGAAGTTTGACAATGGGGCTTCTGGAGTCCTCATGGCCAGCCAAGTCGCCACGGGAGCAGAAAACAACCTAAAAATCAGGGTCTATGGAGACAAAGCAGGACTGGAATGGCAGCAGGAAGATGCCAACTCTCTGATCGTCCGCCATCCTGAACAACCGGACCAAATCTACCGCGCTGGAGCCAACGTTCCCTACCTTTCCAGCTATGCCCTAGCCAATACCCGCACGCCGGCTGGCCACCCGGAAGGTTACCTGGAAGCGTTTGCCAATCACTACCACAACTTTGCAAGGACCTTATTGGCCAAGCTCAACAACCAAACACCAGAAAAAGAATGGTTGGATTTTCCAGGAACAGAAGACGGCGTAAGAGGCATGGCTTTTATAGAGCAAGTCGTCAAAAGTGGCCAATCCGAGCAAAAGTGGACCAAGTTTGAAATTTAG